In Blastopirellula sp. J2-11, a single genomic region encodes these proteins:
- a CDS encoding MIP/aquaporin family protein, producing MISRPLWICCVAELIGTFLLIFFGTGAVQTAVLHGDLAGLWQVGIVWGVAIMLAIYTVGPISGAHINPAITIGLSTWGLFPAGRVAPYVGSQLVGAIAAAGLLFAINASYFSATEAERGIVRGEPASIVTAMCFGEYYPNPGKLGNAAVTEADLAVWQASFSQPMACLAEAVGTAILAMVVLATTEKENLGGPKNLAPVFIGLCVAVLICVIAPLTQACFNPARDFGPRLFAYFAGWGSAAIPGPNGIGMVTVYIVAPIIGSIIGCGLYQKLVRPYVIEPTPTAD from the coding sequence ATGATTTCCCGCCCCCTGTGGATCTGCTGCGTGGCCGAATTGATCGGCACGTTTCTGCTGATTTTCTTCGGCACTGGCGCCGTGCAAACGGCCGTATTGCATGGTGATTTGGCCGGGCTTTGGCAGGTTGGGATCGTCTGGGGCGTCGCGATCATGCTGGCGATTTATACGGTCGGGCCAATCAGCGGCGCTCATATCAACCCGGCGATCACGATCGGGCTGTCGACGTGGGGACTGTTTCCGGCAGGGCGCGTCGCGCCCTATGTTGGCTCGCAATTGGTGGGCGCGATTGCGGCGGCGGGGTTGTTGTTTGCGATCAACGCATCCTATTTCAGCGCGACGGAAGCCGAGCGTGGGATCGTACGAGGAGAACCGGCCAGCATTGTGACGGCGATGTGTTTTGGCGAGTACTATCCCAATCCCGGCAAGCTGGGAAATGCGGCCGTGACGGAAGCTGATCTGGCGGTTTGGCAGGCAAGTTTCAGTCAGCCGATGGCCTGTTTGGCCGAAGCGGTGGGAACCGCGATCTTGGCGATGGTCGTGTTGGCGACGACGGAAAAAGAGAACCTGGGAGGGCCCAAGAATCTGGCGCCGGTCTTTATTGGTTTATGCGTCGCGGTGCTGATTTGCGTAATCGCGCCGCTCACGCAAGCTTGTTTTAATCCGGCGCGCGATTTTGGGCCGCGCTTGTTCGCTTATTTCGCCGGTTGGGGAAGCGCTGCGATTCCTGGTCCCAACGGAATCGGCATGGTTACGGTTTATATCGTTGCGCCGATTATCGGCTCGATCATTGGCTGCGGTCTCTATCAAAAATTGGTGCGACCGTATGTCATCGAACCGACGCCGACGGCGGACTAA
- a CDS encoding GTP-binding protein, with amino-acid sequence MSTSPHETGLIRFVMIGGFLGAGKTTTIGRLAQHYRDQGLNVGIVTNDQATDLVDTQMLRSQGFRVGEVAGACFCCNFNELTGTVEKLAKEDRPDIVIAEPVGSCTDLVATVVQPLVRMFDAQFDVAPYGVILKPSHGLRILQGEDNGGFSPKAAYIFKKQLEEADFVIINRIDELEAEKVDLLANLIAEEFPGTPILRTSAKTGAGFDALLELIDQQGEFGKKILDIDYDVYAEGEAELGWLNSSLKATASQAFDLDAFLMAIMNSLQKTLANADAETAHLKTIGLWEGFYGVANLVSSDTAPILSLPSNCQTKEADVVVNARVGISPEELRQQVDDAIDAAAKQFGVRIERQQTQYFRPGRPVPTHRFSTPK; translated from the coding sequence ATGTCGACTTCCCCCCATGAAACCGGCTTGATTCGTTTTGTCATGATCGGCGGATTTTTGGGCGCCGGCAAAACGACCACCATCGGTCGATTGGCTCAGCACTATCGCGATCAAGGTTTGAATGTCGGGATCGTCACCAACGATCAGGCGACTGATCTGGTCGACACGCAGATGCTCCGCTCGCAAGGTTTTCGGGTGGGTGAAGTCGCCGGCGCATGCTTCTGTTGCAACTTCAACGAACTAACCGGCACGGTGGAAAAGTTGGCCAAGGAAGATCGTCCAGACATCGTCATCGCCGAGCCGGTCGGCAGTTGCACCGATCTGGTCGCGACCGTCGTGCAGCCGCTAGTTCGCATGTTTGACGCCCAGTTTGACGTCGCTCCTTACGGCGTAATTTTGAAACCGTCGCACGGGCTCCGCATTTTGCAGGGAGAGGATAACGGCGGCTTCTCTCCCAAGGCGGCCTACATCTTCAAAAAGCAATTGGAAGAAGCCGATTTTGTGATTATCAATCGGATCGACGAACTCGAAGCCGAAAAAGTCGATCTGCTCGCCAACTTGATCGCGGAAGAATTTCCCGGTACGCCGATCTTGCGGACATCGGCCAAAACCGGCGCCGGCTTTGACGCGCTGTTAGAGCTGATCGATCAACAAGGAGAGTTTGGCAAGAAAATTCTCGACATTGATTACGACGTTTATGCCGAAGGGGAAGCGGAGTTGGGCTGGCTCAACAGCAGTCTGAAAGCGACCGCGTCGCAAGCGTTTGATCTCGACGCTTTTTTGATGGCGATCATGAACTCGTTGCAAAAGACCTTGGCCAACGCCGACGCCGAAACTGCCCACCTAAAGACAATCGGTCTGTGGGAAGGTTTTTATGGGGTCGCCAACTTGGTCAGCAGCGATACGGCGCCGATCCTATCGTTGCCCTCGAATTGCCAGACGAAGGAAGCCGACGTGGTGGTCAACGCGCGGGTTGGAATTTCGCCCGAGGAACTTCGCCAGCAAGTTGACGACGCGATCGACGCGGCGGCGAAGCAATTCGGCGTGCGGATCGAACGACAGCAAACGCAATACTTTCGCCCGGGACGGCCGGTGCCGACTCATCGGTTCTCGACGCCGAAGTAG